One window of the Zymoseptoria tritici IPO323 chromosome 12, whole genome shotgun sequence genome contains the following:
- a CDS encoding putative phosphopantothenoylcysteine decarboxylase (with flavoprotein domain. Also shows some sequence similarity to thymidylate synthase-like DNA metabolism protein of S. pombe.) has product PPPPPALIASDHHHDNRPHLLLSATGSVATIKLPLILSYLSTHHPNLSIRLILSPTALTFLSGQSAEQPTPATLLATIPTLEAIYLDSDEWLRPWVRGDPILHIELRRWADLMVIAPLSANAMAGLCGGFSSSLILSVARAWDGTGTIDEERPSGIILCPAMNTAMWNHPVTSSHMAKLEGEWNVDREGGWVEVLRPVEKNLACGDVGSGAMREWREICGLVEERLGLS; this is encoded by the exons cctcccccaCCCCCCGCCCTCATAGCATccgaccaccaccacgacaaCCGCCcgcacctcctcctctccgctaCCGGCTCCGTAGCAACGATAAAACTCcccctcatcctctcctaCCTCTCCACCCACCACCCAAACCTCTCAATCCGACTCATCCTCTCTCCCACCGCCCTCACCTTCCTCTCAGGCCAGTCCGCCGAGCAACCCACTCCCGCGACTCTCCTCGCCACGATCCCGACGCTGGAAGCAATCTACCTGGATTCTGATGAATGGCTCCGCCCCTGGGTGCGCGGTGATCCAATTCTTCATATCGAGTTGAGACGGTGGGCGGATTTGATGGTCATCGCTCCCCTCTCCGCGAACGCGATGGCGGGGCTTTGTGgcggcttctcctcctccttgatTCTCAGCGTCGCGAGGGCGTGGGATGGGACGGGCACCATCGACGAGGAAAGACCATCC GGAATCATCCTATGTCCAGCGATGAACACCGCCATGTGGAACCACCCGGTGACCTCGTCCCACATGGCGAAATTGGAAGGGGAGTGGAATGTCGACAGGGAAGGCGGGTGGGTGGAAGTTCTCCGACCGGTGGAGAAGAATCTGGCCTGTGGAGATGTGGGCAGTGGAGCGATgagggagtggagggagaTTTGTgggctggtggaggagaggttggGTTTGTCG